The Streptomyces cynarae genome contains a region encoding:
- a CDS encoding cupin domain-containing protein: protein MTHTHRPGAGHRTAPAACRSAISWEAAPDATALVGVEPVVDRDRLHRAPAAHDFDAVLRRLPVRAGQTLYVPGGTLHSFGPGTLVHEIEQTSGIQQHAMRHRIEDGSPITDQERHTNLERLLDEWRPEPRPTSSPV, encoded by the coding sequence GTGACGCACACCCACCGCCCCGGTGCCGGTCATCGGACGGCTCCCGCCGCGTGCAGGTCGGCTATCTCCTGGGAAGCAGCCCCCGACGCCACCGCCCTGGTCGGCGTCGAGCCCGTCGTCGACCGCGACCGGCTCCACCGGGCCCCTGCGGCGCATGACTTCGACGCGGTCCTGCGCCGCCTGCCGGTGCGCGCCGGGCAGACCCTCTACGTCCCCGGCGGGACCCTGCACAGCTTCGGCCCCGGCACCCTCGTCCACGAGATCGAGCAGACCTCCGGCATCCAGCAGCACGCCATGCGCCACCGGATCGAGGACGGCTCGCCGATCACGGACCAGGAGCGGCACACCAACCTGGAGCGGCTCCTGGACGAGTGGCGGCCCGAGCCGCGCCCGACTTCCAGTCCGGTCTGA
- a CDS encoding enoyl-CoA hydratase-related protein, whose protein sequence is MTGTGAVGVRHEECNDVRRHGAAGARADGAISVRRDGAVATVRVGTGRRANALAIRDWRALAAVFEALGQDPSLGAVVVSGRGSATFSAGSDMREWLSARPAEIDASFAAM, encoded by the coding sequence ATGACCGGCACCGGGGCGGTGGGTGTGCGTCACGAGGAGTGCAACGACGTCCGCCGTCACGGCGCAGCCGGCGCTCGGGCCGACGGCGCGATCAGTGTCCGGCGCGACGGCGCGGTCGCCACCGTGCGCGTGGGCACCGGACGCCGGGCCAACGCCCTCGCCATCCGCGACTGGCGCGCTCTGGCCGCCGTCTTCGAAGCCCTTGGTCAAGACCCGTCGCTCGGCGCCGTCGTCGTCTCCGGGCGCGGCTCGGCCACCTTCAGCGCCGGGTCCGACATGCGCGAATGGCTCTCGGCCAGGCCTGCCGAGATCGACGCGAGCTTCGCGGCCATGTAG
- a CDS encoding enoyl-CoA hydratase/isomerase family protein, whose product MRAVERLPVPVVAQVRGSAVGAGCQLACACDLRIVADDSRTGMPIARWGILVPPAFAARIALLTGPATAGDLLLTGRLVDGAEAVRLGLATVSVPAAELDTATADLVASITTHPPAAVRAAKRAVDTVIAPTRDHLHGLPAGPAADYDSMRLSLGSFLTGVTSTG is encoded by the coding sequence CTGCGCGCCGTCGAACGCCTCCCCGTCCCCGTCGTCGCCCAGGTCCGCGGCTCGGCCGTCGGTGCCGGCTGCCAGCTGGCCTGTGCCTGCGATCTGCGGATCGTCGCCGACGACTCCCGGACCGGGATGCCCATCGCCCGCTGGGGCATCCTCGTGCCCCCCGCCTTCGCCGCCCGCATCGCGCTGCTCACGGGCCCCGCAACCGCCGGCGACCTGCTGCTGACCGGACGGCTGGTGGACGGCGCGGAGGCTGTCCGGCTCGGCCTCGCCACCGTGAGCGTCCCGGCCGCCGAACTCGACACCGCCACCGCGGACCTGGTCGCCTCGATCACCACGCACCCGCCGGCCGCCGTCCGAGCCGCCAAGCGCGCCGTGGACACCGTCATCGCCCCCACCCGCGACCACCTGCACGGGCTCCCCGCCGGTCCGGCCGCCGACTACGACAGCATGCGGCTCAGCCTCGGCTCCT